One Comamonas endophytica DNA window includes the following coding sequences:
- a CDS encoding sensor histidine kinase: protein MSLRPWSSMAFRLALVYGGLLLLTMVVVLTIFYVQMVSVFSQRMDQEAKMDLQRLEQHAQEHGEQSLRQEIDRLLSDGVDSQTEIAILTDARNNFLAGNARILPRRTLSTFGMRELRLERQGRTMTGRVAVAQLPSGNLLIVGSDMDALEDIEERFMRASLTAVVIVLVLAVSGSVAFRRLVDDRAASIRQTMLQVANGDLGQRIPLAGGDDEFTRLGRDINRMLDQIELLMDGVRHVSNTIAHNLRTPLTRVLLQLRSARHLGGQEQQRLLEHLEQEVQGLGTVFDKLLQIAELESGMRRQEFCAVDIPGLLADIADLYAPVAEENGCTLELDIEGLPCALGDGDLLANALANLVENALKYACSEAGGHVRIAARQQGEVVELRLQDNGPGVPPERLARITDRFYRAHEHQPGHGLGLSSVQAIVQLHNGSLQFANLAPGFEVQLRLPAAAQRAAALMPPASAGL, encoded by the coding sequence ATGAGCCTGCGTCCCTGGAGCTCGATGGCGTTCCGCCTGGCGCTGGTCTATGGCGGCCTGCTGCTGCTGACGATGGTCGTGGTGCTCACCATCTTCTATGTGCAGATGGTCTCGGTGTTCAGCCAGCGCATGGACCAGGAAGCCAAGATGGACCTGCAGCGCCTGGAGCAGCACGCGCAGGAGCATGGCGAGCAATCGCTGCGCCAGGAGATCGATCGCCTGCTCAGCGACGGTGTCGACAGCCAGACCGAGATCGCGATCCTCACCGATGCCCGGAACAACTTCCTCGCCGGAAATGCGCGCATCCTGCCGCGGCGCACGCTGAGCACCTTCGGCATGCGGGAGCTGCGGCTCGAGCGCCAGGGCCGCACCATGACCGGCCGCGTCGCCGTCGCCCAGCTGCCCAGCGGCAACTTGCTGATCGTCGGCAGCGACATGGATGCACTGGAGGACATCGAGGAGCGCTTCATGCGCGCCAGCCTGACGGCGGTGGTGATCGTGCTGGTCCTGGCGGTCTCGGGCAGCGTGGCCTTCAGGCGCCTGGTCGACGACCGCGCGGCCAGCATCCGCCAGACCATGCTGCAGGTGGCGAACGGCGATCTGGGGCAGCGCATTCCCCTGGCCGGCGGCGACGACGAGTTCACGCGCCTGGGCCGCGACATCAACCGCATGCTCGACCAGATCGAGCTGCTGATGGACGGCGTGCGCCATGTCTCGAACACCATCGCGCACAACCTGCGCACGCCGCTCACGCGCGTGCTGCTGCAGCTGCGCAGCGCGCGCCACCTGGGCGGGCAGGAGCAGCAGCGGCTTCTCGAGCATCTGGAGCAGGAGGTGCAGGGCCTGGGCACGGTGTTCGACAAGCTGCTGCAGATCGCCGAACTGGAGTCGGGCATGCGTCGCCAGGAGTTCTGCGCGGTGGACATTCCCGGCCTGCTGGCGGACATTGCCGATCTCTATGCCCCCGTGGCCGAGGAAAACGGCTGCACGCTGGAGCTCGACATCGAAGGCCTCCCCTGTGCCCTCGGCGATGGCGATCTGCTGGCCAACGCGCTGGCCAACCTGGTGGAAAACGCGCTCAAGTACGCCTGTTCGGAGGCTGGCGGCCATGTACGCATCGCCGCCCGGCAGCAGGGCGAGGTGGTCGAGTTGCGCCTGCAGGACAACGGCCCGGGCGTGCCGCCCGAGCGGCTGGCGCGCATCACCGACCGTTTCTACCGCGCCCACGAGCACCAGCCGGGCCACGGGTTGGGGCTGTCGAGCGTGCAGGCCATCGTGCAGCTGCACAACGGCAGCCTGCAGTTCGCCAATCTCGCGCCCGGCTTCGAGGTGCAGTTGCGGCTGCCGGCGGCGGCGCAGCGCGCGGCAGCGCTCATGCCCCCAGCGTCCGCCGGCCTTTGA
- a CDS encoding response regulator transcription factor has protein sequence MPRFLIIEDDSQNARFLAEGMRELQAEVCVCPDGVQGLTQAVTGHWDAIVLDRMLPDGFDGLKILQALRGMGNTTPVLVLSALSATDERVRCLKAGCDDYLTKPFAFSELQARLEALLRRVQSAAPAPVLEVGDLRLDLLSRHAERGGRTLMLQPREFRLLAFLARHVDQTVTRTMLLESVWDYRFDPQTNVIDVHISRLRNKVDKGFEQPLIHTVRGVGYCLSTQPPAP, from the coding sequence ATGCCGCGCTTTCTCATCATCGAAGACGACTCCCAGAACGCCCGCTTCCTGGCCGAGGGCATGCGCGAGCTGCAGGCCGAGGTCTGCGTCTGCCCCGACGGGGTGCAGGGGCTGACCCAGGCCGTGACCGGCCACTGGGATGCGATCGTGCTCGACCGCATGCTGCCCGACGGCTTCGACGGCCTGAAGATCCTGCAGGCGCTGCGCGGCATGGGCAACACCACGCCGGTGCTGGTGCTGAGCGCGCTGTCGGCCACTGACGAGCGCGTGCGCTGCCTCAAGGCCGGCTGCGACGATTACCTCACCAAGCCCTTCGCGTTCTCGGAACTGCAGGCGCGGCTGGAGGCGCTGCTGCGCCGCGTGCAGTCGGCGGCGCCGGCGCCGGTGCTGGAAGTCGGCGATCTGCGCCTGGACCTGCTGAGCCGCCATGCCGAGCGCGGCGGGCGCACGCTGATGCTGCAGCCGCGCGAGTTCCGGCTGCTGGCGTTCCTGGCGCGCCATGTGGACCAGACCGTCACGCGCACCATGCTGCTGGAGTCGGTGTGGGACTACCGCTTCGATCCGCAGACCAATGTGATCGACGTGCACATCAGCCGGCTGCGCAACAAGGTGGACAAGGGCTTCGAGCAGCCGCTGATCCACACCGTGCGCGGGGTCGGCTATTGCCTGTCCACTCAGCCGCCCGCGCCATGA
- a CDS encoding TolC family protein, with amino-acid sequence MAATQASASQLPGSLALAEYLSLVRTHHPTLRAMQLRQRMEQADVKTASTWANPSLHYSSKFDERELGIEQPLPIFGQIGMRTEAARLAAASGAAERAAQAQEILGQAAQRFAQLLVEQQKLAARQQAMAHLEQAAKVVQGQIELGARSRYDGARMELQRAQFQVQLEQQQAQTQAARAALAELLAVPSWSPQAVGSLLPAQAAAQESNLEALWLQAQPRLPALQAAHARVVQAEQFTRQQAREALPTPTVGVTRVRGRQDSYGYNQVGVSIELPLFDRKQGAIERAQLEYTQALLEEDTAQQLARQQLQQALNQRDLLRRALRNFESRGLSQLAPLRQMAQDSYRLGQSSILEWLDAMESVSTHEQEYLDLTLQAWQAQWALDAARGQLPLADCLPAACL; translated from the coding sequence GTGGCTGCAACGCAGGCGAGCGCTTCACAGCTCCCCGGCTCCCTGGCCCTGGCTGAATACCTGTCCCTGGTCCGTACCCACCATCCGACCCTGCGCGCGATGCAACTGCGCCAGCGCATGGAGCAGGCCGATGTGAAGACCGCATCGACCTGGGCCAACCCCAGCCTGCACTACAGCAGCAAGTTCGATGAAAGGGAGCTGGGCATCGAGCAGCCGCTGCCGATCTTCGGGCAGATCGGCATGCGCACCGAGGCCGCGCGCCTGGCCGCCGCCTCGGGCGCGGCCGAGCGGGCGGCGCAGGCCCAGGAGATCCTCGGCCAGGCCGCCCAGCGCTTTGCGCAACTGCTGGTGGAGCAGCAGAAGCTGGCCGCCCGCCAGCAGGCGATGGCGCACCTGGAACAGGCTGCCAAGGTGGTGCAGGGGCAGATCGAGCTGGGTGCGCGCAGCCGCTACGATGGGGCGCGCATGGAACTGCAGCGCGCGCAGTTCCAGGTGCAGCTCGAGCAGCAACAGGCGCAGACGCAGGCCGCACGCGCCGCGCTGGCCGAGCTGCTGGCCGTGCCATCGTGGTCGCCACAGGCGGTGGGCAGCCTGCTGCCGGCGCAGGCCGCGGCGCAGGAGTCCAACCTTGAGGCCCTGTGGCTGCAGGCCCAGCCGCGCCTGCCTGCGCTGCAGGCCGCGCATGCCCGCGTGGTACAGGCCGAGCAGTTCACGCGCCAGCAGGCGCGCGAGGCGCTGCCCACGCCCACGGTGGGCGTGACCCGGGTGCGCGGGCGGCAGGACTCCTACGGCTACAACCAGGTCGGCGTTTCCATCGAACTGCCGCTGTTCGACCGCAAGCAGGGTGCCATCGAGCGCGCGCAACTCGAGTACACGCAGGCGCTGCTGGAAGAAGACACCGCGCAGCAACTCGCCCGCCAGCAGCTGCAGCAGGCGCTGAACCAGCGCGATCTGCTGCGCCGCGCGCTGCGCAACTTCGAGTCCCGCGGCCTGAGCCAGCTGGCGCCGCTGCGCCAGATGGCGCAGGACTCCTACCGGTTGGGCCAGAGCTCGATCCTGGAATGGCTCGATGCCATGGAGTCGGTGTCGACGCACGAGCAGGAGTACCTCGACCTGACGCTGCAGGCCTGGCAGGCGCAGTGGGCGCTCGATGCCGCGCGCGGCCAATTGCCGTTGGCCGACTGCCTGCCCGCAGCCTGTTTATAG
- a CDS encoding efflux RND transporter permease subunit: MLRSLIDFAVHRRLVVVCATIFIAIYGIYSYLQTAIEAYPDVTNVQVGIIAQAPGLAPEEVERQITQPLERQLNGTPGLVSLRSESYFGLSMVNMVFDDHAKSFTARAEVAQRLPQADLPEGVTPEMAPDYTPLGKIYYYRLNSDRHTLDQLRTEQEWHIVRTLKQVQGVADVVSIGGFVKEYHVEVDPDKLYRLGLSLGDVTQALENSNRNVGGGLMRRGEQSFIIRGIGLLRTPQEIKSVIVQLRGGAPVTIGDVASVIQSHTPRQGSVGMDGENDVVQGVVLLKRGENPSLVLDGLHEKVEQLNNGLLPEGMRMEVTYDRSDLVGHTLATVQHNLLFGAALIVGVLWLVLRSLRGSLIVATVIPLSLLVAFIGLHWLGMPANLISMGAIDFGIMVDGAVVLAENIIRNARLRKPQNQREMRAIIIDSTIAVAKPTLFAMAIVIAALIPVFSLQSIEGRIFRPLAMTYSFALLGALVFALGLVPALCALLLKPKHVMAPEPEVFERMDHGYQHWIGRTLDGIARQRAVVVGAVVILLVAGLSATRLGTEFLPQLDEGDAYVLVQMPPSISLEKGQEVLAEVRQILRQFPEVTSVSTEQGRPESGTDNETLNMAKALIRLKPLKEWRKELTKPELIEQMRAQLAVIPGVAFNFSQPIRDSVEESTSGARGQVVLKVFGPEIDQLRAILMQTMDQVRPIEGVVDLDLYRDAPAPQLHVEFDRTALARQGIAMETAQKTLELALAGEVATTLWEGEHSVPVRVRLPYVNRMDEASMREIAIPTPNGGSVPLHSVGQVSVKIGNASIFRENNSRYMALKFNVEGRDIGSVVKDTLAAFKANVQVPAGYQAVWGGEWENQQRASQRLQVVVPLSLLIVFGLLFGALGQARSSCIILLCAPFAMVGGIAALHITGIELSISAAIGFIALLGQVALVGLLVVSAVEALRREGMPLRQALVQGTAERMRSVLLVATLALLGLLPMALSTGVGSETQRPFASVIVGGMLVLPVVALVLLPVLYAWLGPKTLKKPDELDESH, translated from the coding sequence ATGCTGCGTTCATTGATTGATTTCGCCGTCCACCGGCGGCTGGTGGTGGTCTGTGCCACCATCTTCATCGCCATCTACGGCATCTATTCGTACCTGCAGACCGCGATCGAAGCCTACCCGGACGTGACCAACGTCCAGGTGGGCATCATCGCGCAGGCCCCGGGCCTCGCGCCCGAGGAGGTCGAGCGCCAGATCACCCAGCCGCTCGAGCGCCAGCTCAACGGCACGCCGGGGCTGGTCTCGCTGCGCTCGGAAAGCTACTTCGGCCTGTCGATGGTCAACATGGTCTTCGACGACCATGCCAAGAGCTTCACGGCGCGCGCCGAAGTCGCGCAGCGCCTGCCCCAGGCCGACCTGCCCGAGGGCGTGACGCCCGAGATGGCGCCCGACTACACGCCGCTGGGCAAGATCTACTACTACCGCCTCAACAGCGACCGGCACACGCTCGACCAGCTGCGCACCGAGCAGGAGTGGCACATCGTGCGCACGCTCAAGCAGGTGCAGGGCGTGGCCGATGTCGTGAGCATCGGGGGCTTCGTCAAGGAATACCATGTCGAGGTCGACCCGGACAAGCTCTACCGCCTGGGACTGTCGCTTGGCGACGTGACGCAGGCGCTGGAGAACTCCAACCGCAATGTCGGCGGCGGCCTGATGCGCCGCGGCGAGCAGTCGTTCATCATCCGGGGCATCGGCCTGCTGCGCACGCCGCAGGAGATCAAGAGCGTGATCGTGCAGCTGCGCGGCGGCGCGCCGGTCACCATCGGCGACGTGGCCAGCGTGATCCAGTCGCACACGCCGCGCCAGGGCTCGGTCGGCATGGACGGCGAGAACGACGTGGTGCAGGGCGTGGTGCTGCTCAAGCGCGGCGAGAACCCCTCGCTGGTGCTCGACGGCCTGCACGAGAAGGTGGAGCAGCTGAACAACGGCCTGCTGCCCGAAGGCATGCGCATGGAGGTCACCTATGACCGCTCCGACCTGGTCGGCCACACGCTGGCGACGGTGCAGCACAACCTGCTGTTCGGCGCGGCGCTGATCGTCGGCGTGCTGTGGCTGGTGCTGCGCAGCCTGCGCGGCTCGCTGATCGTCGCCACGGTGATTCCACTGTCGCTGCTGGTGGCCTTCATCGGCCTGCACTGGCTGGGCATGCCCGCCAACCTGATCTCCATGGGCGCGATCGACTTCGGCATCATGGTCGACGGGGCGGTGGTGCTGGCGGAGAACATCATCCGCAACGCGCGTCTGCGCAAGCCGCAAAACCAGCGCGAGATGCGCGCGATCATCATCGACTCGACGATTGCGGTGGCCAAGCCGACGCTGTTCGCCATGGCCATCGTGATCGCGGCGCTGATCCCGGTGTTCTCGCTGCAGAGCATCGAGGGCCGCATCTTCCGCCCGCTGGCCATGACCTACAGCTTCGCGCTGCTCGGCGCGCTGGTGTTCGCGCTGGGCCTGGTGCCGGCGCTGTGCGCGCTGCTGCTGAAACCCAAGCATGTGATGGCGCCCGAACCCGAGGTGTTCGAGCGCATGGACCACGGCTACCAGCACTGGATCGGGCGCACGCTCGACGGCATCGCACGCCAGCGCGCGGTGGTGGTGGGGGCGGTGGTGATCCTGCTGGTGGCGGGCCTGTCGGCCACGCGCCTGGGCACCGAGTTCCTGCCGCAGCTCGACGAGGGCGACGCCTACGTGCTGGTGCAGATGCCGCCGTCGATCTCGCTGGAAAAGGGCCAGGAGGTGCTGGCCGAGGTGCGCCAGATCCTGCGCCAGTTCCCCGAGGTGACTTCGGTCAGCACCGAGCAGGGCCGGCCCGAATCGGGCACCGACAACGAGACGCTGAACATGGCCAAGGCGCTGATCCGCCTCAAGCCGCTGAAGGAATGGCGCAAGGAGCTCACCAAGCCCGAGCTGATCGAGCAGATGCGCGCGCAGCTGGCGGTGATCCCCGGCGTGGCCTTCAACTTCTCGCAGCCGATCCGCGACAGCGTCGAGGAGTCGACTTCGGGCGCGCGCGGGCAGGTGGTGCTCAAGGTGTTCGGCCCCGAGATCGACCAGCTGCGCGCCATCCTGATGCAGACCATGGACCAGGTGCGGCCCATCGAGGGCGTGGTGGACCTGGACCTTTACCGCGACGCGCCCGCGCCGCAGCTGCATGTCGAATTCGACCGCACGGCGCTGGCGCGCCAGGGGATTGCCATGGAAACCGCGCAGAAGACACTGGAGCTGGCGCTGGCCGGCGAGGTGGCAACGACGCTCTGGGAAGGCGAGCACTCGGTGCCGGTGCGCGTGCGCCTGCCCTATGTGAACCGCATGGATGAAGCCAGCATGCGCGAGATCGCCATCCCCACGCCCAATGGCGGTTCGGTGCCGCTGCATTCCGTGGGCCAGGTCAGCGTGAAGATCGGCAACGCCTCGATCTTCCGCGAGAACAACAGCCGCTACATGGCGCTGAAGTTCAACGTCGAGGGCCGCGACATCGGCTCGGTGGTGAAGGACACGCTGGCCGCGTTCAAGGCCAACGTCCAGGTGCCCGCAGGCTACCAGGCGGTCTGGGGCGGCGAGTGGGAAAACCAACAGCGCGCCTCGCAGCGCCTGCAGGTGGTGGTGCCGCTGTCGCTGCTGATCGTGTTCGGCCTGCTGTTCGGCGCGCTGGGCCAGGCGCGCAGCTCCTGCATCATCTTGCTGTGCGCGCCCTTTGCCATGGTCGGCGGCATCGCCGCGCTGCACATCACCGGCATCGAGCTGTCGATCAGCGCGGCCATTGGCTTCATCGCGCTGCTGGGCCAGGTGGCGCTGGTCGGGCTGCTGGTGGTGTCGGCGGTGGAAGCGCTGCGCCGCGAAGGCATGCCGCTGCGCCAGGCCCTGGTGCAGGGCACGGCCGAGCGCATGCGCTCGGTGCTGCTGGTGGCGACACTGGCGCTGCTGGGCCTGCTGCCGATGGCGCTGTCCACCGGCGTGGGCAGCGAGACCCAGCGCCCCTTTGCCTCGGTGATCGTCGGCGGCATGCTAGTGCTGCCCGTCGTTGCCCTCGTGCTGCTGCCGGTGCTCTACGCCTGGCTCGGCCCCAAGACCCTGAAGAAACCGGATGAGTTGGATGAAAGCCATTAA
- a CDS encoding efflux RND transporter periplasmic adaptor subunit has protein sequence MVTSSLPAARHRAAWLLAGALFAAPAFSEQLASVKVPPAALRMLEIAPVQAPEAGQLLWSPARLEYPSGQLDSVVSPAQARVTAIHVQPGQAVKAGAPLATLVSADALRMRHEVSAAQLAAETSRAELQRQQDMVARGVGTENELRLAQARNKEAAQELARARGTAALLGSDGGDRIVLRAPHAGVVAQHQASMGQLAEAGALLFAIGNPQALGVVAEVFEADLPLLKTGVAAQVQLPTGSAPVTARVQQVGAVVNAESRRAPVQLALTDKQLPEGLRAGMQARVGITIDGPAQMRIPVGAVLIQGENRNVVFVQTAEQAFEARTVQLGAPVRGWVPVISGLKSGERIVVRGALLLDGAASQML, from the coding sequence ATGGTTACTTCCTCCCTTCCCGCTGCGCGCCACCGTGCCGCATGGCTGCTGGCAGGCGCGCTGTTTGCGGCGCCGGCATTCAGTGAACAGCTGGCCTCCGTCAAGGTTCCGCCCGCGGCGCTGCGCATGCTCGAGATCGCGCCCGTGCAGGCGCCCGAGGCCGGCCAGCTGCTCTGGTCGCCGGCGCGCCTCGAATACCCTTCGGGCCAGCTCGACAGCGTGGTCTCGCCCGCACAGGCACGCGTCACCGCCATCCATGTGCAGCCCGGCCAGGCCGTGAAGGCCGGCGCGCCGCTGGCGACGCTGGTCAGCGCCGACGCGCTGCGCATGCGCCATGAAGTCAGCGCCGCGCAGCTGGCCGCCGAAACCAGCCGCGCCGAACTGCAGCGCCAGCAGGACATGGTCGCGCGCGGCGTGGGCACCGAGAACGAGTTGCGCCTGGCCCAGGCGCGCAACAAGGAAGCGGCGCAGGAGCTGGCACGCGCGCGCGGCACCGCGGCGCTGCTGGGCTCCGATGGCGGCGACCGCATCGTCCTGCGCGCGCCGCACGCCGGTGTCGTGGCCCAGCACCAGGCCAGCATGGGCCAGCTGGCCGAGGCCGGCGCACTGCTGTTCGCCATCGGCAATCCGCAGGCGCTGGGCGTCGTGGCCGAAGTGTTCGAGGCCGATCTGCCGTTGCTCAAGACCGGCGTGGCCGCGCAGGTCCAGCTGCCGACGGGTTCGGCGCCGGTCACGGCGCGCGTGCAGCAGGTCGGCGCGGTGGTGAACGCCGAGTCGCGCCGCGCTCCGGTGCAGCTGGCGCTGACCGACAAGCAGCTGCCCGAGGGCCTGCGCGCCGGCATGCAGGCGCGCGTGGGCATCACCATCGACGGCCCGGCGCAGATGCGCATACCGGTGGGCGCGGTGCTGATCCAGGGAGAAAACCGCAACGTGGTTTTCGTGCAGACGGCGGAGCAGGCCTTCGAGGCGCGCACGGTGCAGCTGGGCGCGCCGGTGCGCGGCTGGGTCCCGGTGATCTCGGGCCTCAAGAGCGGCGAGCGCATCGTGGTGCGCGGCGCGCTGCTGCTCGATGGCGCCGCCAGCCAGATGCTCTGA
- a CDS encoding bifunctional diguanylate cyclase/phosphodiesterase: MSLLKQLLISVTVAILAILTGTLAFSIGAAREYLDGQLQSESDNAAASLALSLSQPANQDPVTRELLMTALFDGGQFKLIRLVSTRGETLFERMRPDRAPTSGHVRLHAPRWFEELLPLREPRVQRAISDGWTQVGQLTLEVEDGYAREALWRSSVRMATLVLAAGAAWALFVVLLLRWFRRLLQREIEAQVLAIDSGRAAPPDAEADDRPMVAELMPVVRAIAATRERVQATAMEQMARIESLELEVNCDPVTKLPNRKYFINELRRALSGADAAVAHGHVMLMRQRDLLAINAHMTRAGADAWLSTVSQQMGLVLQEHAADGVQLARLNGSDFVVLMPALAGPQAMSLVQRIREVLLSMRVTLAGGEWCRWSFALTDYSPSSSVTGVLSRLDFGLMRAESSGQADVEYVAYGDDEVVSNTAGETQWRQMLDAALADAGALSLAVQPVTLHGRGGTYQRHESSLALRTPAGETLMGSLILPVAVRLGLSAEFDLRAVALGLGWLAQQPEAALVIRISLPSVARDDFLPRLRALLQGPLSTAQLQGLCLELDAHGLIAYPQEVAEFCSAMALAGVGVGLRRLDQQPMALSQLHTLALRYVKLTGDFCEQALQSPGALHLLQAMVQTAQALGIDVVVMDSVDADTARMLHAQSALTVSS; this comes from the coding sequence ATGTCATTGTTGAAACAACTTTTGATCAGTGTCACGGTGGCCATCCTGGCCATCCTGACCGGCACGCTGGCGTTCAGCATCGGCGCCGCGCGCGAGTATCTGGACGGGCAGCTGCAGTCGGAGAGCGACAACGCCGCAGCGTCGCTGGCGCTGTCACTGTCGCAGCCGGCCAACCAGGACCCGGTCACGCGCGAGCTCTTGATGACGGCGCTGTTCGACGGCGGGCAGTTCAAGCTGATCCGCCTGGTGTCCACGCGGGGCGAGACGCTGTTCGAGCGCATGCGCCCGGACCGCGCCCCCACTTCCGGGCATGTGCGGCTGCATGCGCCCCGGTGGTTCGAGGAACTGCTGCCCCTGCGCGAGCCACGCGTGCAGCGCGCCATCAGCGACGGCTGGACCCAGGTCGGACAACTGACGCTGGAAGTCGAGGACGGCTACGCGCGCGAGGCGCTGTGGCGCAGCAGCGTGCGCATGGCGACGCTGGTGCTGGCCGCCGGCGCCGCCTGGGCGCTGTTCGTCGTGCTGCTGCTGCGCTGGTTCCGCCGGCTGCTGCAGCGCGAGATCGAGGCCCAGGTGCTGGCGATCGACAGCGGCCGCGCCGCGCCCCCTGACGCCGAGGCCGACGACCGGCCCATGGTGGCGGAGCTGATGCCGGTGGTGCGCGCCATCGCCGCGACGCGCGAGCGGGTGCAGGCCACGGCCATGGAGCAGATGGCGCGCATCGAGTCGCTGGAGCTGGAAGTCAACTGCGATCCAGTGACGAAGCTGCCCAACCGCAAGTATTTCATCAACGAACTGCGGCGCGCGCTCAGCGGCGCGGACGCAGCGGTGGCGCACGGCCATGTGATGCTGATGCGCCAGCGCGACCTGCTGGCCATCAATGCCCACATGACGCGGGCCGGCGCCGATGCCTGGCTGTCCACCGTGAGCCAGCAGATGGGCCTGGTGCTGCAGGAGCATGCCGCGGACGGCGTGCAGCTCGCGCGCCTCAACGGCTCGGACTTCGTGGTGCTGATGCCCGCGCTGGCCGGGCCGCAGGCCATGTCGCTGGTGCAGCGCATCCGCGAGGTGCTGCTGTCGATGCGCGTGACGCTGGCCGGCGGCGAGTGGTGCCGCTGGAGCTTTGCGCTGACCGACTACTCGCCCTCGAGCTCGGTCACGGGCGTGCTCTCGCGTCTTGACTTCGGACTGATGCGCGCCGAGAGCTCGGGCCAGGCAGATGTCGAGTACGTTGCCTATGGCGACGATGAAGTGGTGTCGAATACCGCGGGCGAGACCCAATGGCGACAGATGCTGGACGCGGCATTGGCAGACGCAGGCGCGCTGTCGCTGGCCGTGCAGCCGGTGACGCTCCACGGGCGTGGCGGCACGTACCAGCGCCATGAATCCTCCCTGGCGCTGCGCACCCCGGCGGGCGAGACCCTGATGGGTTCTCTGATCCTGCCGGTGGCGGTGCGCCTGGGGCTGTCGGCCGAGTTCGACCTGCGCGCCGTGGCGCTGGGCCTGGGCTGGCTGGCACAGCAGCCCGAGGCCGCCCTGGTGATCCGCATTTCGCTGCCCTCGGTGGCCCGCGACGACTTCCTGCCGCGCCTGCGCGCGCTGCTGCAGGGGCCGCTCAGCACGGCGCAGCTGCAGGGGCTGTGCCTGGAGCTCGATGCCCATGGGCTGATCGCCTATCCGCAGGAGGTCGCCGAGTTCTGCAGCGCGATGGCCCTGGCCGGCGTGGGCGTGGGATTGCGCCGCCTGGACCAGCAGCCGATGGCGCTGTCGCAGCTGCACACGCTGGCGCTGCGCTACGTCAAGCTCACGGGCGACTTCTGCGAGCAGGCGCTGCAAAGCCCCGGCGCGCTGCATCTGCTGCAGGCCATGGTGCAGACGGCGCAGGCGCTCGGCATCGATGTGGTGGTCATGGATTCGGTGGACGCCGACACCGCGCGCATGCTGCATGCGCAGTCGGCGTTGACGGTTTCTTCCTGA
- a CDS encoding transglutaminase-like cysteine peptidase, which yields MPCPPPPRPPRLSRRAWLGYGAAVAGLGALRQGRDALAFDFDTGRLQASMQSRYGAKGAQALRQWLEMLQQQAGRPLAQQLSGVNQFWNRAVVQAEDSMLWSQPDYWATPVETLGRGAGDCEDYVIGKYFSLLRVGVPAEHLRLIYVRARMGGIGSTQSIAHMVLGHYETPSAEPLVLDSMVDTILPASQRKDLTPVFSFNAQGVYVAGAQPSPVDRITRWRDLLARMQQEGFLP from the coding sequence CTGCCTTGTCCACCGCCGCCACGCCCGCCGCGCCTGTCGCGCCGCGCGTGGCTGGGCTATGGCGCGGCGGTGGCGGGGCTCGGGGCGCTGCGCCAGGGCAGGGATGCGCTGGCCTTCGATTTCGACACCGGCCGGCTGCAGGCCAGCATGCAGTCGCGCTATGGCGCCAAGGGCGCGCAGGCGCTGCGGCAGTGGCTGGAGATGCTGCAGCAGCAGGCGGGCAGGCCGCTTGCGCAGCAGCTTTCCGGCGTCAACCAGTTCTGGAACCGCGCAGTGGTGCAGGCCGAGGACAGCATGCTCTGGTCGCAGCCCGACTACTGGGCGACACCCGTGGAAACGCTGGGCCGGGGCGCGGGCGACTGCGAGGATTACGTGATCGGCAAGTATTTCTCGCTGCTGCGCGTGGGCGTGCCGGCGGAGCATCTGCGGCTGATCTACGTACGCGCGCGCATGGGCGGCATCGGCAGCACGCAGAGCATCGCGCACATGGTGCTGGGCCATTACGAAACGCCGTCCGCCGAGCCGCTGGTGCTGGACAGCATGGTGGACACCATCCTTCCCGCCAGCCAGCGCAAGGACCTGACCCCGGTGTTCAGCTTCAACGCGCAGGGCGTGTATGTCGCGGGGGCGCAGCCCTCGCCAGTGGACCGCATCACGCGCTGGCGCGACCTGCTGGCACGCATGCAGCAGGAAGGTTTTTTGCCATGA